The Salminus brasiliensis chromosome 8, fSalBra1.hap2, whole genome shotgun sequence genome has a window encoding:
- the LOC140560718 gene encoding cation channel sperm-associated protein 4-like: MLKKTSKTSLEPQSVMEEVEEPGEGFMELLHENTEYNIGNYISAMFQYIVEHPIVQFLILVIALLNCIIISVQTNSRIAKDHETAFLIWEWIIFTAFISEIVLKFTYGFRIFWMSGWNVLDFLVSLGLMVGYRFLPPSQNRIIRTLRLFRSVRLFAFSEGFSRALNSIARSMSALLNIFILIMCFMVMFGLCGVMLFGDEVPSAFGDFPTALYTLFICITQNGWFKIYYGFKGVDEALRYAALVYFFIFIFSCGFIFLNFFSSVIITNQELAVETDSTKSEEDESQKDLVHVDEVVAKTSMTQRQTPWHDSCLTNLTLENFENLVLLREAIDRNEKEFQEIRQKLIKIVEEVRNLPVNKERELQAQREKEMATTLTDNLLGDDIASGQAGDILSTFIALEEANLLDSRTTTDVFGEGLVQEGIRRLAREAVTDSLLRSKSSVMSVTHSN; this comes from the exons ATGCTCAAG aaaacatctaaaacctctttggaaccacagtccgtgatggaggaagtggaggaacCAGGAGAGGGCTTCATGGAGCTGCTCCACGAAAat ACGGAGTACAACATTGGAAACTACATCTCTGCAATGTTCCAGTATATTGTGGAGCACCCAATTGTCCAGTTCCTCATCCTGGTCATTGCACTCCTCAACTGCATCATCATCAGCGTCCAGACCAACTCGAGGATTGCCAAG GACCATGAGACTGCATTCCTGATCTGGGAGTGGATCATCTTCACCGCTTTCATTTCAGAGATTGTTCTCAAGTTCACCTACGGTTTCAGGATTTTCTGGATG agtgggtggaatgtcctggatttcttggtcagtctgGGTCTGATGGTGGGGTACAGATTCTTGCCCCCAAGCCAAAATAGGATCATCAg aacgctgcgactctttcggagtgtaaggctgtttgctttttccGAGGGATTTTCCAGAGCACTCAACAGCATCGCCCGTTCcatgtctgcactgctgaacatcttcatcctcatcatgtGCTTCATGGTG atgtttggcctgtgtggagtgatgctgtttggGGATGAAGTTCCATCTGCTTTTGGAGACTTCCCTACAGCCCTGTacactctgttcatctgcatcacccagaatggctggtttaaaatctactatggatttaaggg tgtggatgaagCACTTCGCTATGCTGCGTTGgtgtacttcttcatcttcatcttcagctgtgggttcatcttccttaacttttttagttctgtgattatcaccaatcaagaactagctgtggaaacggattccactaag tcagaagaagatgaatcccagaaggatctggtacatgtggatgaagtggtcgcaaaaaccagcatgacccagcgcCAGACACCGTGGCACGACAGCTGCCTGACGAACCTGACTCTGGAGAACTTTGAGAATCTCGTCCTGTTAAGAGAAGCCATCGACAGGAATGAGAAAGAGTTCCAGGAGATTCGTCAGAAGTTGATAAA gattgtggaagaggtccgaaacctgcccgtcaataaagagcgggagctccaggcccagagggaaaaagagatggctaccaccttgacggacaacttgttgggtgatgacatcgcctctggccaggctggagatattctgtccactttcatcgctctggaagag gcCAACCTTCTGGATTCACGGACAACAACTGACGTGTTTGGTGAAGGTTTGGTGCAGGAAGGGATTCGCAGGCTGGCCAGAGAAGCTGTGACCGATTCCCTGTTGCGCAGCAAGTCTTCAGTAATGTCCGTGACCCATAGTAATTAA